In Streptomyces sp. HUAS ZL42, the DNA window GCGCTGACGACGGTGGAGTTGCTGCGCGAGGACCTGGTCGTGGTGTCCTCACCGGAGGCCTCCAGGCCGGGCGACGGGCGGCGGACCGTCCGCATCGCCGACCTGGAGGGCGAACGCCTTGTGATGTTCCGGCACGGCTACGACCTGCGCGAACTGACCGTCGCCGCGTGCCGCGCGGAGGGCTTCGAGCCGGACTTCGCGGTGGAGGGCGGCGAGATGGACGCGGTGCTGGGGTTCGTGCGGGCCGGGCTCGGCGTGGCCGTCGTACCGAGGATGGTGGCCGCACGCTCCGGGCGCGGCCTGCGAGTCACACCACTGGCCCGGCCGGGGCTGCACCGGACGATCGCCCTCGCGCACCGCAGCGACGTGGCTCCGCCACGTGCGGCCAGGGAACTCCAGCGGATGCTCCTGGAGAGGTGAGAAGCACCGCAGCCCGCGGCTGCGCGAACTGACCGTCACCGCGTGCCGCGCGGAGGGCTTCGAGCCGGACTTCGCGGTGGAGGGCGGCGAGATGGACGCGGTGCTGGGGTTCGTGCGGGCCGGGCTCGGCGTGGCCGTCGTACCGAGGATGGTGGCCGCACGCTCCGGGCGCGGCCTGCGAGTCACACCACTGGCCCGGCCGGGGCTGCACCGGACGATCGCCCTCGCGCACCGCAGCGACGTGGCTCCGCCACGTGCGGCCAGGGAACTCCAGCGGATGCTCCTGGAGAGGTGAGAAGCACCGCAGCCCGCGGCTGCGCCGACTACTCGGGCGGGACAGGCGTCCCCTGGTGGTAGTACATCCGCCAGCCCGTCTCCTCGCTCTGCCTGCGCCACAGCGAACTGCGCCGGGCGCGCCGGCCGTCGAAGACCGTCTCGTACGTGAGATGCACCAGGCCGGGTGCCAGTACGACGCCGGTGATCGCCGACGGCTCGTTGCGCGGGCCGTCCGCCGAGCTGCCCGGATGGTCGGGCAGCTCGGCCACCGTCTCGTCGTACGTGTAGCGCCGCCCCGAGGCCCCGACCTCGACGAACTCGGGGTCGAGCAGGCGCACCGCCTCCGCGCGGGAGATGCGGACGGCCGGGTCCATGAGGCTCAGTTCACCCGCGATCGCCTGGTTCACGTCATCCGATGCATGGGTCATTCGCCCATGATCGCGTGCGATCACGGCACTCCCGCAACCGAGTTACCGCCTCACCCCGTCGCGTCCACCAGCGCCAGCTCGTGCAGCCGCTCCGGCGGGCCGGGACGGGCGTAGTACCAGCCCTGGGCCGTGTCGCAGCCCAGTATCCGCAGCTGCTCGGCCTGGGCCCCGGTCTCCACGCCCTCCACGGTCACCGCGAGCTCGAGGCTGTGGGCGAGCGACACGATCCCCTCGACGATCTTGAGGTCGACGGGGTCGGCCGGGAACTGCTGCATGCCCTGGGTGAAGGAGCGGTCCAGCTTGAGGATGCTCACGGGCAGACGGCGCAGATTGGCGAGGTTGGAGTAACCGGTGCCGAAGTCGTCCAGAGCGATGTCGACGCCCATCTCGGCGAGCCGGCGCAGCGGTTTGAGCAGATCGTCGTCGGCGCCGATGAGCGCCGACTCGGTGACCTCCAGGCACAGCGCCTGCGGCTGGACGCCCGTGCGCTCCAGGATCTCGACCGTGTCCTGCACCAGACCGGGATGGGTGAGCTGGCAGGGCGAGAGATTGACGTTGATGCGCAGGGGGCCCTCTTCGCCGTGCCGTTCCCGCCACTCCTTGGCCTGGCGCACCGACTGTTCCAGGACCCAGCGGCCCAGCGGAACGATCAGGCCCGTGTGCTCGGCAAGCGGGATGAACCGGTCCGGTCCGAGCACACCGTGCTGCGGATGAAGCCAGCGCACCAGGGCCTCGGCGCCGCGGACGCTGCCGTCGCCGAGGTGCACCAGCGGCTGGTACTCGATGAAGAACTCGCCCCGCTCCAGGGCGGTCGGCAGGGCCGTGGTGAGCCCGTGCCGGGTGATGGCGCGGGCGTCCGCCTCCGGATCGGCGAGCTCGAAGCGGTTGCCGCCCGCCGACTTGGCCCGGTACATCGTGATGTCGGCGCTGCGCAGCACCTCCGCGGCGCTGCGCTCCCCCGCCGGTCCCTCGACGATGCCGATGCTGCCGCGCACGGTCAGCTCCCGGCCGTCCACGCTGACCGGGGCGACCAGCGCGTTCATGATGCGGGACGCGAGTTCGTCGACCTCGCGCTCGGTGTCGGCGCCGGTGGTCAGGGCCACGAACTCGTCGCCGCCCAGGCGCGCCACCATCTCGCCCGGCGCGGTCGCGCAGGACTGCAGCCGGTCGGCGATCTCCACCAGCAGCCGGTCTCCGGCCGCGTGGCCGAGGCTGTCGTTGATGGTCTTGAAGCCGTCGAGGTCCAGGTAGCACAGCCCGAAGCGCTGTCCGTCGGCGGCACCGAGCGCCTTCTCCAGGCGTTCGAAGAAGAAGGTGCGGTTGGGCAGACCCGTGAGCGCGTCGTGCGTGGCCTCGTAGCGCAGCCGGAGGTTGAGCAGCCTGCGCTCGGTGGTGTCCTCCATGAGGGCCAGCTGGTACTGGGGCTCGCCGTCGGCGTCGCGCAGCAGGGAGACCGTCAGGTTGGTCCACAGGACCGTTCCGTCAGGGCGGGAGAAGGCCTTCTCGAGATGGTAGTGCTCGCGCTCGCCGCGGACGAGTTCGTCGTACAGCGTCCACGTCTGCGGCGCGTCCTCGGCGTGGGTCCACTCCCTGACGTTGCGGCCCCGGATCATCTGCTCGGAGAGACCGAACATGCGCAGCAGCGCCCCGTTGACCTGCAGCACGTTGCCGTCCAGGTCGGCGATGCCGATCCCTATCGCCGCGCCCTCGAACACCGCGCGGAAGCGGGCCTCGCTCGCGTGCAGCGCCTGCGCGACCGCGCCCTGGGCGGCGAGCGCCGCCTGGGCGATCGCCTCCTGCTCGGCCAGCGTCCGTTCGCGCAGCGCCTGTGCGAACCCGGCGGCCACCGCGTGCTGCAGCCGCGAGCAGCGGGCCCGCAGGTCCTCCTGGGGGCCGTCCCCGCCGCAGTAGAGCACGAGGTAGGCGTCGACGCAGTCCAGGGTGCGGGTCAGCGCGTCGGGGTCGGTGCAGTGCGTGGCGACGAGGGCGGCGCCCACCGACCTCCCCTCGTCCGCCTGGAAGGTCCTGGCCCGCAGCGCCTCGCTCAACCTGCGGGCGAGCGGCAGGAGTCGCTCCTCGAATTCCGGCCGGGTCAGGGACGTCGACGTCGCCGGGAAGACCGCCCGGCTCCAGATCGTCGCGAACCGGCGCAGTCTGTCCTCCGGCCCGTCCGGCTCCGCGATCACGCCGTACGTCCCACGCCGCCGAAACCGGAGAAGGCCCAGGGATCCTCCTCCTCCGGTGCCTCCTCCGGCCGCCACTGCGGCATCGACACCAGTCCCGGTTCCACCATGTCGTACCCCTCGAAGAACCGCGCGATCTCGTCACGCGAGCGCATGATCAGCGGGTTGCGTATGTCCTTGTACACGTCCACCACGCCCCCGGCACGCTCGGGTGGCAGCGGGATTCCCTCGTACGAGGCATGCGTGAGGATCAGCAGGCTGCCGGGTGCGAGCGCGTCGCGCAGCTCGGCCGCCGCCCCGTACGGGTCGTCCTCGTCTTCCACGAAGTGCAGTATGGCAACGAGAAGCAGCGCCACTGGCCGATTCAGGTCGATCAGCCGCTCAACCTGAGGGCTCGACAGGATCTCCTGGGGCTTGCAAAGGTCGGCGGCGAGGACGTCCGCGTCCTCGTTGCCCGCCAGGACCGCCTGACTGTGCGCGACGGCCACGGGGTCGTGGTCGACGTAGACGACGCGCGAACCGGGCCGTGCCGCCTGGGCGACCTCGTGGACGCTGCCGAAGGTCGGGATGCCCGAACCTATGTCCAGGAACTGGGAGATGCCCTCGCCGACGGCGTACCGGACCGCCCGTCGCATGAACGCCCGGTTCGCCTGCATGATCTTGGGCAGCCCCGGCATGAACTCCATGGCCTTGCGGGCTGCTTCCCGGTCGACCTCGAAGTTGTGCGAACCGCCCAGGTAGTAGTCATAGATCCGCGAGACGCTGGGCACCGAGATGTCGATGCTCCGTGGGGCCCAGGCGGGACGCTCCATCTATCTCTCCAAGGCGTAGGCGATCCGGTGTTCGAGCAGAGGCTACTGATCGCCCGCCAACGGGGCGAGCCAAAACGGAAATTGACCGTCCGTTCCCGGTCACTGCCTGCGGCACGTGCCCGAAGGGCGCGGGTGTCGCAGGACGGCACAAAGCGGTCCGCCCCCTCCGTGCGGCGCGGAGGGGGCGGACCGGGGGGTCGTGCACACCGGAGCAGGCGAGGGGATCAGCCCTGGGGAGGTGATCTCTACTGCCCCGGCGCGCCGACCAGCTTTCCGTCGGGCGCCACGGCGTACCACTGGCCGCCGACGCCCTGACCGTTGATGTCCCCGGGAGACTTGTCACCCGAGAAGGTGTAGATCGGCGAGCAGTTGAGCGTCTGCTGCTTGACACCGTCCGACCGGGTGAAGTTCATGTAGCCCTTCTCCTTGATGCCCTTGGTGTCGCTGAAGTTGACGGGCGAGACGACCGGCCACTTCTCCAGGCAGGCGCCGAGGCAGTTCGA includes these proteins:
- a CDS encoding putative bifunctional diguanylate cyclase/phosphodiesterase, with protein sequence MIAEPDGPEDRLRRFATIWSRAVFPATSTSLTRPEFEERLLPLARRLSEALRARTFQADEGRSVGAALVATHCTDPDALTRTLDCVDAYLVLYCGGDGPQEDLRARCSRLQHAVAAGFAQALRERTLAEQEAIAQAALAAQGAVAQALHASEARFRAVFEGAAIGIGIADLDGNVLQVNGALLRMFGLSEQMIRGRNVREWTHAEDAPQTWTLYDELVRGEREHYHLEKAFSRPDGTVLWTNLTVSLLRDADGEPQYQLALMEDTTERRLLNLRLRYEATHDALTGLPNRTFFFERLEKALGAADGQRFGLCYLDLDGFKTINDSLGHAAGDRLLVEIADRLQSCATAPGEMVARLGGDEFVALTTGADTEREVDELASRIMNALVAPVSVDGRELTVRGSIGIVEGPAGERSAAEVLRSADITMYRAKSAGGNRFELADPEADARAITRHGLTTALPTALERGEFFIEYQPLVHLGDGSVRGAEALVRWLHPQHGVLGPDRFIPLAEHTGLIVPLGRWVLEQSVRQAKEWRERHGEEGPLRINVNLSPCQLTHPGLVQDTVEILERTGVQPQALCLEVTESALIGADDDLLKPLRRLAEMGVDIALDDFGTGYSNLANLRRLPVSILKLDRSFTQGMQQFPADPVDLKIVEGIVSLAHSLELAVTVEGVETGAQAEQLRILGCDTAQGWYYARPGPPERLHELALVDATG
- a CDS encoding DUF4440 domain-containing protein, producing the protein MTHASDDVNQAIAGELSLMDPAVRISRAEAVRLLDPEFVEVGASGRRYTYDETVAELPDHPGSSADGPRNEPSAITGVVLAPGLVHLTYETVFDGRRARRSSLWRRQSEETGWRMYYHQGTPVPPE
- a CDS encoding SAM-dependent methyltransferase, which gives rise to MERPAWAPRSIDISVPSVSRIYDYYLGGSHNFEVDREAARKAMEFMPGLPKIMQANRAFMRRAVRYAVGEGISQFLDIGSGIPTFGSVHEVAQAARPGSRVVYVDHDPVAVAHSQAVLAGNEDADVLAADLCKPQEILSSPQVERLIDLNRPVALLLVAILHFVEDEDDPYGAAAELRDALAPGSLLILTHASYEGIPLPPERAGGVVDVYKDIRNPLIMRSRDEIARFFEGYDMVEPGLVSMPQWRPEEAPEEEDPWAFSGFGGVGRTA